One window of Salmo salar chromosome ssa11, Ssal_v3.1, whole genome shotgun sequence genomic DNA carries:
- the LOC106562806 gene encoding CCAAT/enhancer-binding protein alpha, whose translation MEQPNLYEVAPRPLMTSLAQSQSQQSAYCYKDPSASGPVSGTGGDLGEICENENSIDISAYIDPAAFNDEFLADLFHNSSKQEKLKLANSEYESYPHGVSSGSRAHHQQHQQQQGYGSIPGYMDTSKLEPIYDTQSTRIRPVAIKQEPREEDEMSHSMPPTYHHSHQHLPQHLSHLQYQIAHCAQTTMHLQPGHPTPPPTPVPSPHHRDGSMSSVGSMKMMGRDDRDRDRDRGKSKKRVDKASTEYRLRRERNNVAVRKSRDKAKMRNVETQQKVIELASDNERLRKRVEHLTRELDTLRGIFRQLPDGSFKPMANCQ comes from the coding sequence ATGGAGCAACCAAACCTCTATGAGGTCGCCCCACGACCCCTGATGACAAGCCTAGCCCAGAGTCAGAGTCAGCAAAGCGCCTACTGCTACAAAGACCCCTCCGCTTCTGGACCCGTGTCCGGAACAGGAGGAGACCTCGGCGAGATTTGTGAGAACGAAAACTCCATTGATATCAGCGCCTACATCGACCCTGCAGCCTTTAACGACGAGTTCCTGGCTGATCTATTCCACAACAGTTCGAAGCAAGAGAAACTCAAGCTGGCGAACAGTGAGTACGAATCCTACCCCCACGGGGTGAGCTCTGGCTCGAGGGCGCACCACCAACAGCACCAACAGCAGCAAGGCTATGGTTCTATCCCCGGGTATATGGACACATCTAAACTTGAACCTATTTACGACACCCAGTCGACGAGAATCAGACCCGTGGCGATAAAACAAGAGCCAAGAGAAGAAGATGAAATGAGCCATTCTATGCCTCCCACCTACCACCATTCCCACCAGCATCTCCCACAGCACCTATCCCATCTCCAGTACCAAATTGCGCACTGCGCTCAGACGACCATGCATCTCCAACCCGGACACCCGACGCCTCCACCGACTCCCGTTCCGAGCCCACATCACAGGGATGGCAGCATGTCCTCCGTTGGATCCATGAAGATGATGGGACGCGACGACCGAGATCGGGACCGGGACCGGGGTAAATCCAAAAAGCGCGTAGACAAAGCCAGCACGGAGTACCGGTTGAGGCGGGAGAGGAACAACGTCGCGGTGAGGAAGAGTAGAGACAAGGCGAAAATGCGTAATGTTGAGACGCAGCAGAAAGTGATAGAGCTGGCGTCGGACAACGAAAGACTGCGGAAGAGAGTGGAACATCTTACACGAGAACTGGACACATTAAGGGGCATCTTCAGACAACTTCCCGATGGATCTTTCAAACCCATGGCCAACTGCCAGTGA